In one window of Methanosarcina vacuolata Z-761 DNA:
- a CDS encoding ATP synthase subunit B, with amino-acid sequence MVKEYKTITQIAGPLIFVEKTEPVGYKEIVTVNLPDGTSRRGEVLDSSSDIVVIQIFEGTTGLDKECGVVFTGETLKLPASIDLLGRILSGSGEPLDGGPRIVPDQLLDINGAAMNPYARLPPKDFIQTGISTIDGTNTLVRGQKLPIFSASGLPHNEIALQIARQAAVPGSESAFAVVFAAMGITNEEAQYFMSDFEKTGALERAVVFLNLADDPAVERIVTPRMALTAAEYLAYEHGMHVLVILTDITNYAEALRQMGAARNEIPGRRGYPGYMYTDLATLYERAGIVKGAKGSVTQIPILSMPGDDITHPIPDLSGYITEGQIVVSRELHRKGIYPPINVLPSLSRLMNSGIGAGKTREDHKAVSDQMYAGYAEGRDLRGLVAIVGKEALSERDVKFLEFADLFEQNFVTQGRNENRTIADTLDIGWKILAHLPENQLGRIDNKYIQKYHPAHRKGQ; translated from the coding sequence ATGGTAAAAGAATACAAGACAATCACTCAGATTGCGGGGCCACTTATCTTTGTTGAAAAAACAGAGCCTGTAGGCTATAAAGAAATAGTTACTGTCAATCTGCCTGATGGAACCAGCCGCAGAGGTGAGGTGCTGGACTCGTCTTCAGACATAGTCGTTATCCAGATTTTTGAAGGTACTACTGGTCTGGACAAGGAGTGCGGTGTAGTTTTCACAGGGGAAACCCTGAAGCTCCCTGCATCCATTGACCTTCTCGGAAGGATCCTTTCAGGTTCAGGAGAACCACTTGACGGTGGGCCCAGGATTGTGCCTGACCAGCTTCTGGACATCAACGGAGCTGCAATGAACCCATATGCCAGGCTGCCTCCAAAGGATTTCATCCAGACAGGTATCTCCACAATAGACGGGACAAACACCCTTGTCCGTGGACAGAAACTGCCTATTTTCTCAGCTTCAGGTCTCCCACACAACGAAATTGCTCTGCAGATCGCAAGGCAGGCTGCTGTGCCAGGATCTGAGTCTGCTTTCGCAGTAGTTTTTGCAGCAATGGGTATTACCAATGAAGAAGCCCAGTACTTCATGAGCGACTTTGAAAAGACCGGAGCTCTTGAAAGGGCTGTTGTGTTTCTGAACCTGGCAGATGACCCTGCTGTCGAACGTATAGTCACTCCGCGTATGGCTCTGACTGCAGCTGAATATCTGGCATACGAACACGGCATGCACGTACTTGTCATTCTGACTGACATTACCAACTATGCAGAAGCTCTTCGTCAGATGGGTGCCGCCCGTAACGAAATTCCTGGTCGTCGTGGGTATCCTGGTTACATGTATACTGACCTTGCAACCCTCTATGAGCGCGCAGGTATTGTAAAGGGCGCAAAGGGATCAGTTACCCAGATTCCGATTCTTTCGATGCCTGGTGACGATATTACCCACCCGATTCCTGACCTGTCCGGGTATATTACCGAAGGGCAGATTGTGGTTTCAAGGGAACTGCACAGGAAAGGTATCTACCCGCCAATTAATGTGCTTCCATCTCTGTCAAGGCTGATGAACTCCGGTATTGGAGCAGGCAAGACAAGGGAAGACCACAAAGCAGTTTCTGACCAGATGTATGCAGGTTATGCAGAAGGTCGTGACCTGAGAGGTCTAGTGGCTATCGTCGGTAAAGAAGCTCTATCTGAGAGAGATGTCAAGTTCCTTGAGTTTGCTGACCTTTTCGAACAGAATTTCGTTACACAGGGCAGAAACGAAAACAGGACAATTGCAGACACCCTGGACATTGGATGGAAAATCCTTGCACACCTGCCTGAAAACCAGCTGGGTAGGATTGACAACAAATACATCCAGAAATACCATCCTGCACACAGAAAGGGTCAGTGA
- a CDS encoding V-type ATP synthase subunit C — MRLLERLWGQKPSRKSDKKKNGTSNYPYAVTRVRAMKSKLLPKESYPRLLNMGIDEITRFIQESEYKNDIDELAMKYSGGDLAEHALNRNLALTYDKLVRITSGELNYLVVAYLKKYDIWNIKTLLRGKIYNAPVEEIVESLIAAGEFTYTSMSELAAKATYKEIIESLKYSEYYPLLQKFDGTNLAYIENELDKVYYTGLFEAIGKPRSKDRKLFVKIVRLEVDVKNLINLFRLKKAGVVQLDEIMPLMIEGGLELKLEKLATLPYDEFVNELQRTQYWDIISSVTGSDMNSLTTLESRLTRYYLESSTILSHVSPISVAPILDYIIHKHNEVVNLRIIFRGKETGLSDELIKDQLVVI, encoded by the coding sequence ATGCGGCTTTTGGAGAGACTCTGGGGACAAAAACCCTCACGAAAATCCGATAAGAAGAAAAATGGCACTTCAAATTATCCCTACGCCGTAACCCGTGTCCGCGCTATGAAGAGCAAGCTGCTCCCAAAAGAATCGTATCCCCGGCTTCTCAATATGGGGATTGATGAAATTACCCGCTTTATCCAAGAGTCTGAATACAAAAACGACATTGATGAACTGGCAATGAAATATAGTGGTGGCGATCTGGCAGAACACGCATTGAACAGAAATCTTGCGCTCACCTATGATAAATTGGTACGAATCACCTCAGGAGAATTGAATTACCTGGTTGTCGCATATCTCAAAAAATATGACATCTGGAACATAAAAACACTTCTCCGTGGTAAAATTTACAACGCGCCTGTTGAAGAAATTGTCGAGTCTTTGATTGCTGCCGGTGAGTTTACTTACACTTCAATGTCAGAGCTTGCAGCCAAGGCCACATATAAAGAAATAATTGAATCCCTGAAATATTCCGAGTATTACCCCTTGCTGCAAAAGTTTGACGGAACTAACCTGGCATACATCGAAAACGAACTCGACAAGGTATACTATACAGGCTTGTTTGAAGCAATCGGAAAACCAAGATCCAAGGACCGCAAGCTCTTTGTTAAAATTGTCAGATTGGAAGTAGACGTTAAGAATCTAATTAACCTCTTCAGGCTGAAAAAAGCAGGAGTTGTGCAGCTTGATGAAATCATGCCTCTCATGATTGAAGGCGGTCTCGAGCTAAAACTTGAGAAACTGGCGACTCTCCCATATGACGAGTTTGTCAATGAGCTTCAAAGGACTCAATACTGGGATATAATTTCAAGTGTTACGGGTTCAGATATGAATTCTTTGACTACTCTTGAAAGCAGGCTCACAAGATATTATCTTGAATCTTCAACCATTCTTTCGCATGTATCCCCGATCTCAGTTGCACCTATTCTGGATTATATCATTCATAAACATAATGAGGTAGTTAATCTCCGGATTATCTTCAGGGGTAAGGAGACTGGCCTCAGTGATGAGTTAATCAAAGACCAGTTGGTGGTTATCTAA
- a CDS encoding V-type ATP synthase subunit F, with protein sequence MELAVIGKSEFVTGFRLAGVRKVYEAADTTATESIVKSVLEDKSVGILIMHNDDISDLPEILRKNLNESVQPTVVALGGSGSGSSLRDKIKQAVGVDLWK encoded by the coding sequence ATGGAATTAGCAGTGATCGGAAAGAGCGAGTTTGTTACAGGATTCAGACTGGCGGGTGTCAGGAAGGTTTATGAAGCCGCGGACACCACAGCTACCGAATCCATTGTAAAATCGGTGCTTGAAGATAAAAGTGTCGGGATTCTTATAATGCATAATGATGACATTAGTGATCTGCCGGAAATTCTAAGGAAAAACTTGAATGAGTCAGTCCAGCCTACAGTGGTAGCCCTGGGAGGCAGCGGATCAGGCTCGAGTTTAAGAGATAAGATAAAACAAGCGGTAGGTGTTGATCTGTGGAAGTAA
- a CDS encoding V-type ATP synthase subunit E, with translation MGLEIVVKDIQEGARAEVSRIKAEGDAKASEILNEAKEVQKKTLGDSLAKAEEDLQNLHQQVISSANLEVKRITLNKRKDLLDKVYVQTVEKIKSMPASKKEELLKTILSKYEASGARVYSSKDSEDIVKKLTSLSYAGNIGSIGGVILENEDGTVRLDFTYDSILKNVYERSLKQISDILYG, from the coding sequence ATGGGACTAGAGATTGTTGTAAAAGACATCCAAGAGGGTGCAAGAGCTGAGGTTTCCCGTATAAAAGCCGAAGGCGATGCAAAGGCCTCCGAGATTCTAAATGAAGCTAAGGAAGTACAGAAAAAGACACTCGGAGACAGTCTTGCCAAGGCAGAAGAGGACCTCCAAAATCTGCACCAGCAGGTCATATCAAGTGCAAATCTGGAAGTGAAAAGAATTACGCTTAATAAGCGTAAGGATCTTCTAGATAAAGTTTATGTCCAGACAGTTGAAAAAATCAAGTCAATGCCGGCATCCAAAAAAGAAGAGCTGTTGAAAACTATTCTCAGCAAGTACGAAGCTAGCGGTGCTAGAGTTTACTCTTCTAAAGATTCAGAAGATATCGTCAAAAAGTTGACTTCTTTATCTTATGCTGGCAATATTGGTTCTATCGGCGGAGTTATTCTGGAAAACGAGGACGGGACGGTCAGGTTAGATTTCACATATGATTCAATCCTGAAAAACGTGTATGAGCGTTCACTGAAGCAGATATCTGATATATTATACGGGTGA
- a CDS encoding ATP synthase, whose protein sequence is MVDGATAGLFLDAAGMKALGAAIAIAITGYASAIAEKDIGTAAIGAMAENEGLFGKGLILTVIPETIVIFGLVVALLINSA, encoded by the coding sequence ATGGTAGATGGAGCAACAGCAGGTCTTTTTCTGGACGCAGCAGGAATGAAAGCACTCGGTGCAGCAATCGCAATCGCAATTACTGGGTATGCATCTGCAATCGCTGAAAAAGATATCGGTACAGCAGCAATCGGCGCAATGGCAGAAAACGAAGGATTATTCGGTAAGGGCCTGATCCTTACTGTCATTCCAGAAACCATTGTTATCTTCGGTCTCGTCGTCGCACTGCTTATCAATTCTGCTTAA
- a CDS encoding V-type ATP synthase subunit D, with product MAQDVKPTRSELIELKKKIKLSESGHKLLKMKRDGLILEFFKILNEARNVRTELDAAYLNAAEKINLASAVNGMVAVKSTAFTAKESPEIQLSGHNIMGVVVPQISSTGVRKSLVERGYGIVGTNSYIDESADAYEILVEKIITAAELETTMKRLLDEIEKTKRRVNALEFKVIPDLIATMKYIRFTLEEMEREGTSRLKRVKARMK from the coding sequence ATGGCTCAAGACGTAAAACCAACTCGGTCGGAGCTGATTGAGCTCAAGAAAAAAATCAAGCTCTCTGAAAGTGGGCACAAGCTCCTTAAGATGAAGAGAGATGGTCTTATTCTTGAGTTCTTTAAGATTCTTAACGAGGCAAGGAACGTCAGAACCGAACTAGACGCTGCCTATCTAAACGCTGCAGAAAAAATCAATCTTGCCTCTGCTGTAAATGGAATGGTTGCAGTCAAGTCAACAGCCTTTACAGCAAAGGAATCTCCCGAAATTCAGCTTTCAGGTCACAACATCATGGGTGTTGTGGTGCCACAAATCAGCTCTACTGGTGTCCGCAAATCTCTTGTTGAGAGAGGTTATGGTATCGTTGGGACAAATTCATATATTGATGAGTCTGCAGATGCCTATGAGATCCTGGTAGAAAAGATTATTACGGCAGCAGAGCTGGAAACAACGATGAAAAGACTTCTTGATGAAATTGAGAAGACTAAGAGACGTGTAAACGCTCTCGAATTCAAAGTTATTCCGGACCTCATTGCAACCATGAAGTACATTCGTTTTACCCTCGAAGAGATGGAAAGGGAAGGTACTTCCAGGTTGAAGAGAGTCAAGGCGAGAATGAAATAA
- a CDS encoding ATP synthase subunit A: MEVKGVIYRVSGPVVTVTGLQAKMYDLVKVGNEGLMGEVIQILGPKTIIQVYEETAGIKPGEPCYTTGSSLSVELGPGLLSSIYDGVQRPLHVLLERTGGFIGRGVTADGLDHQKLWDFKPIVKKGDVVKGGEIIGVVQETVNIEHKIMVPPDISGTIADIKSGNFTVMDTICTLTDGTELQMMQKWPVRRPRPVREKRTPTRPLVTGMRILDGLFPVAKGGTAAIPGPFGSGKTVTQQSLAKWSDTEIVVYIGCGERGNEMADVLSEFPELEDPQTGRPLMERTVLIANTSNMPVAAREASVYTGITIAEYYRDMGLDVSLMADSTSRWAEAMREISSRLEEMPGEEGYPAYLSARLAEFYERSGVAESLCGENGSITVIGAVSPPGGDFSEPVTQNTLRIVKVFWALDAKLSQRRHFPAINWLNSYSLYKDSLNDWFGENVAPDFVALRERAMEMLQTESELQEIVQLVGSDALPEDQQLLLEITRMIREIFLQQNAFHPIDAYSPFSEQYEILKAIMKWGDAAMDALKSGVSVPEILKLESKNVLAKVKYEEKFTESMNVVLAQMDKEFASLRGR; this comes from the coding sequence GTGGAAGTAAAAGGTGTAATTTATCGTGTGTCTGGGCCTGTCGTCACCGTTACCGGCTTGCAGGCAAAAATGTATGACCTGGTCAAAGTCGGTAATGAAGGTCTAATGGGTGAAGTCATCCAGATATTAGGGCCCAAGACCATCATCCAGGTATACGAAGAGACCGCAGGCATCAAGCCAGGGGAACCCTGTTATACTACAGGATCGTCTCTGTCCGTGGAACTTGGTCCGGGTCTTCTTTCCAGTATTTATGATGGGGTTCAGAGACCACTGCATGTCCTGCTCGAAAGGACGGGCGGTTTCATTGGCAGAGGTGTCACTGCAGATGGACTTGACCACCAGAAACTCTGGGATTTCAAACCCATTGTCAAGAAAGGCGATGTCGTAAAAGGTGGAGAAATAATCGGTGTTGTACAGGAAACCGTGAATATCGAACATAAAATCATGGTGCCACCTGATATCTCAGGCACAATTGCCGATATAAAGAGCGGAAACTTTACGGTAATGGACACAATCTGTACCCTGACTGATGGGACCGAATTGCAGATGATGCAAAAGTGGCCTGTCAGAAGGCCCAGACCTGTTAGAGAGAAACGCACTCCAACCAGGCCTCTGGTTACAGGAATGAGAATCCTTGATGGGCTTTTCCCTGTTGCAAAAGGCGGAACGGCTGCAATTCCAGGACCTTTCGGGTCGGGAAAGACCGTTACTCAGCAGTCGCTTGCAAAGTGGAGTGACACCGAAATTGTGGTCTACATCGGTTGTGGTGAACGCGGAAACGAAATGGCAGATGTTCTGAGTGAATTCCCTGAACTCGAAGACCCGCAGACCGGGCGCCCACTGATGGAACGTACTGTTCTTATTGCTAACACTTCAAACATGCCTGTGGCCGCAAGAGAAGCATCTGTGTACACCGGGATCACCATTGCAGAATACTACCGTGACATGGGATTAGACGTATCCCTTATGGCAGACTCCACTTCCAGGTGGGCAGAAGCTATGAGAGAAATCTCCTCCCGTCTGGAAGAAATGCCTGGTGAAGAAGGTTATCCTGCATACCTGTCTGCAAGGCTTGCTGAATTCTACGAGCGTTCCGGGGTTGCGGAGAGTCTCTGCGGTGAGAACGGTTCCATTACTGTTATTGGAGCAGTATCTCCACCTGGTGGTGACTTCTCAGAACCTGTTACACAGAACACCCTGCGTATCGTAAAAGTGTTCTGGGCTCTCGATGCCAAACTGTCTCAGAGGCGTCACTTCCCGGCTATCAACTGGCTGAACAGTTACAGTCTGTACAAGGACAGTCTTAATGACTGGTTTGGAGAAAACGTGGCTCCTGATTTTGTGGCTTTGAGAGAAAGAGCAATGGAAATGCTCCAGACAGAATCCGAACTGCAGGAAATCGTGCAGCTTGTAGGTTCCGACGCTCTGCCAGAAGATCAGCAGCTTCTGCTTGAAATCACCCGTATGATCAGGGAAATTTTCCTGCAGCAGAATGCATTCCACCCAATAGATGCCTACAGCCCGTTCTCTGAACAGTACGAGATCCTGAAGGCTATCATGAAATGGGGAGACGCTGCGATGGATGCCTTGAAATCAGGTGTTTCAGTACCTGAAATTCTCAAGCTTGAATCCAAAAATGTGCTTGCTAAGGTCAAGTATGAGGAGAAGTTTACTGAGTCTATGAACGTTGTCCTGGCACAGATGGATAAAGAGTTTGCATCCCTGAGAGGTAGGTAA